The following are encoded in a window of Bacteroidota bacterium genomic DNA:
- a CDS encoding amidohydrolase, with translation MAQDNVSDLLDKSAATYAAVAHEIWELAEVGYQEHRSAAKLQALLANAGFQIKAGVAAIPTAFVASYGEGEPVIGIMGEYDALPGISQAAQPDRAIIEGQGAGHACGHHLFGTGSAAAAIAVKHWLDEGHTGTIRFYGTPAEEGGAGKVYMVREGLFDDVDVMLHWHPGDTNDASPYTTLANRSAKFRFHGKSAHAAAAPERGRSALDGVEAMNYMVNLLREHVPQEARIHYVITQGGHAPNVIPDFAEVYYYVRHPNATILEGIWSRVVAAAEGAAMGTGTQMAHEVIHGIHSVLPNHTLANVMHAQLKKVGGVEYSEEERTFAASLQQSFDAPPALAQARAIQPVVLQATSGSTDVGDVSWVVPTAGLDAATWVPGTAAHSWQAIAAGGMSIGHKGMMVAAKTMALTAITLMKDPATVAAAKAEFEQLRGDDFVYKPLLGDRDPPLDYRN, from the coding sequence TTGGCGCAAGATAATGTGTCGGACCTGCTGGATAAAAGCGCAGCCACATATGCTGCCGTTGCACATGAGATTTGGGAATTAGCGGAAGTAGGCTATCAGGAGCACCGGAGCGCTGCAAAGTTGCAAGCCCTGCTGGCTAACGCTGGATTCCAAATAAAAGCCGGCGTAGCGGCCATCCCGACAGCTTTTGTTGCCAGTTACGGTGAAGGAGAACCCGTCATTGGAATTATGGGCGAATACGATGCATTGCCCGGGATTTCACAGGCCGCACAACCTGACCGCGCAATCATTGAGGGGCAGGGGGCCGGGCACGCGTGTGGTCACCACCTTTTCGGGACCGGGTCAGCTGCAGCTGCCATTGCTGTAAAACACTGGTTAGATGAAGGGCATACGGGCACCATCCGATTTTACGGGACGCCGGCGGAAGAAGGCGGTGCTGGCAAAGTTTACATGGTGCGCGAAGGGCTCTTTGATGACGTTGATGTGATGCTCCATTGGCATCCGGGCGATACAAACGATGCAAGTCCCTATACAACGTTGGCAAACCGGTCGGCCAAGTTTCGCTTCCATGGCAAGTCTGCCCACGCCGCAGCAGCACCAGAGCGCGGCCGGTCTGCACTGGATGGGGTTGAAGCGATGAATTACATGGTTAACTTGCTGCGTGAGCACGTGCCGCAGGAAGCACGCATTCACTATGTGATCACGCAAGGTGGACACGCCCCCAATGTGATTCCTGATTTTGCCGAGGTCTACTACTACGTGCGACATCCAAATGCTACAATACTAGAGGGCATCTGGTCTCGCGTGGTAGCCGCTGCTGAAGGCGCAGCGATGGGGACCGGTACGCAGATGGCGCACGAAGTTATCCATGGGATCCACAGCGTGTTGCCCAATCATACGCTGGCAAACGTAATGCATGCCCAATTGAAAAAGGTGGGTGGTGTTGAATACAGCGAGGAAGAGCGTACGTTTGCAGCCTCTTTGCAACAGTCTTTTGACGCACCACCAGCGCTGGCGCAGGCCAGGGCCATTCAGCCAGTTGTGTTGCAGGCAACCAGCGGCTCAACCGATGTGGGCGATGTAAGCTGGGTTGTGCCTACAGCCGGGCTCGATGCCGCAACCTGGGTGCCGGGTACAGCCGCGCATTCCTGGCAGGCCATTGCTGCCGGCGGCATGAGTATCGGCCACAAAGGGATGATGGTGGCTGCCAAAACCATGGCGCTGACAGCGATTACATTGATGAAAGATCCCGCAACGGTAGCAGCTGCCAAAGCAGAGTTTGAGCAGTTACGTGGTGATGATTTTGTCTACAAACCCCTCCTCGGCGACCGCGACCCGCCGCTAGACTACAGGAATTAG